The following nucleotide sequence is from Halomonas chromatireducens.
GGTTGCGGGTAATATCTGGCGCATCATGATGTCGGCATTCCTTGGCATTGAACGACCATGATGATGGCTCAGAAGCGCTGGCGAAACCAGCCTCATCAGCCATTGGATCGTCGATTTCTGGCCCCTGCCACTGATCACTGCACGCTCACGTGGGGTCTCTGTCCCGGGGCTGATGCACCGCATTGGCCTCTGTCTCGAGACCACTCTTCAACTCGTGGGTCAGCGGGTCGTAGTTGGGCCGCAGCTCATCCTTCACGGTACCGGACCAGAGCTTCGAGCCCACGAAATAGCCGGCCCGGCCGATAACGTGTGCCGCCACCGGCGCTGTCATGATCACGAAGACGATAATGGCGAAGGCACGGGCCACTACCGCCACCTCGCCGAAATGCAAGGCAACGGCGAGCATGATCAGGATCACTCCCAGGGCGGCCGCCTTGGTCGTGGCATGCATGCGAGTCAGCAGGTCGGGCAGACGCAGAATGCCCAGCGCTGCCAGCAGCATGAACACCGCCCCGGTGAGAATCAGGA
It contains:
- the mnhG gene encoding monovalent cation/H(+) antiporter subunit G, whose protein sequence is MIEMIKGFLILTGAVFMLLAALGILRLPDLLTRMHATTKAAALGVILIMLAVALHFGEVAVVARAFAIIVFVIMTAPVAAHVIGRAGYFVGSKLWSGTVKDELRPNYDPLTHELKSGLETEANAVHQPRDRDPT